Proteins from a genomic interval of Pseudomonas sp. RC10:
- the argH gene encoding argininosuccinate lyase codes for MSTDKTNQSWGGRFSEPVDAFVARFTASVTFDQRLYRHDIMGSVAHATMLAKVGVLTDAERDTIVDGLKTIQGEIEAGTFDWRVDLEDVHMNIEARLTDRIGITGKKLHTGRSRNDQVATDIRLWLRDEIDLILAEITRLQEGLLGLAEREADTIMPGFTHLQTAQPVTFGHHMLAWFEMLSRDYERLVDCRKRTNRMPLGSAALAGTTYPIDRELTCQLLGFEAVGGNSLDSVSDRDFAIEFCSAASVAMMHLSRFSEELVLWTSAQFQFIDLPDRFCTGSSIMPQKKNPDVPELVRGKSGRVFGALMGLLTLMKGQPLAYNKDNQEDKEPLFDAADTLRDSLRAFADMIPAIKPKHAIMREAALRGFSTATDLADYLVRRGLPFRDCHEIVGHAVKYGVETGKDLAEMTLEELRQFSDQIEQDVFAVLTLEGSVNARNHIGGTAPAQVKAAVGRGKQLLATR; via the coding sequence CGATCAGCGCCTTTACCGCCACGACATCATGGGCTCCGTCGCCCACGCCACAATGCTGGCGAAAGTCGGTGTGCTGACCGATGCCGAACGCGACACCATCGTCGATGGCCTGAAGACCATTCAGGGAGAAATCGAAGCGGGCACGTTCGACTGGCGTGTGGACCTGGAAGACGTGCACATGAACATCGAAGCGCGTCTGACCGACCGCATCGGGATCACCGGCAAAAAATTGCACACTGGCCGCAGCCGCAACGATCAGGTCGCCACCGACATTCGCCTGTGGCTGCGGGATGAAATCGACCTGATACTGGCCGAAATCACTCGTTTGCAAGAAGGCCTGCTGGGTCTGGCCGAACGCGAAGCCGACACCATCATGCCGGGCTTCACCCACCTGCAAACCGCACAGCCTGTGACCTTTGGGCATCACATGCTCGCTTGGTTCGAGATGTTGAGCCGCGACTACGAACGTCTGGTCGATTGCCGCAAACGCACCAACCGCATGCCGCTGGGCAGCGCGGCACTGGCCGGCACTACGTATCCGATTGATCGCGAACTGACCTGCCAGTTGCTGGGTTTCGAAGCCGTGGGCGGCAACTCGCTGGACAGCGTGTCCGATCGCGACTTCGCCATCGAATTCTGCTCGGCGGCCAGCGTGGCGATGATGCACCTGTCGCGCTTCTCCGAAGAGTTGGTGCTGTGGACCAGCGCGCAATTCCAGTTCATCGATCTGCCGGACCGCTTCTGCACCGGCAGCTCGATCATGCCGCAAAAGAAAAACCCTGACGTGCCGGAGCTGGTCCGTGGCAAAAGCGGCCGCGTGTTCGGCGCGCTGATGGGCCTGCTGACCTTGATGAAGGGCCAACCGCTGGCCTACAACAAGGACAATCAGGAAGACAAAGAACCGTTGTTCGATGCTGCCGATACCCTGCGTGACTCGCTGCGAGCCTTCGCCGACATGATTCCTGCGATCAAGCCTAAACACGCGATCATGCGTGAAGCGGCCCTGCGTGGTTTTTCGACCGCGACCGACCTGGCCGACTACCTGGTTCGCCGTGGCCTGCCGTTCCGTGACTGCCACGAAATCGTGGGCCATGCCGTTAAATACGGCGTGGAAACCGGCAAGGACCTGGCGGAAATGACGCTGGAAGAACTGCGTCAATTCAGCGATCAGATCGAACAGGACGTGTTCGCTGTTCTGACGCTGGAAGGTTCGGTCAACGCCCGAAACCACATCGGTGGCACTGCGCCTGCGCAGGTAAAAGCGGCAGTCGGACGCGGCAAGCAACTGCTCGCGACTCGCTGA
- a CDS encoding glutathione S-transferase family protein, with the protein MLKLYGFASSNYFNMVKLALLEKQLPFEVVSMHGCQNPDTLAVSARGKVPVLQTDEGFISETDVILRYLEDTHPHIPLLPADPFLRAQVWTTAKEIELYIELPARLCYVEVLFGGRATPDALKAKAKRDLIKGFAALARRARFAPYLTGADFTLADIYFMYSVDLSQQVGERLMGLNLLDEVKGARELLARLNDRPSARIVAADREVDYPVFLERVRPTGAA; encoded by the coding sequence ATGCTCAAGCTTTACGGATTCGCCTCAAGCAACTATTTCAACATGGTCAAACTGGCGCTGCTGGAGAAGCAACTCCCGTTTGAAGTCGTGTCCATGCACGGCTGCCAGAACCCGGACACCCTCGCCGTCAGCGCGCGGGGCAAGGTACCGGTTTTGCAGACGGATGAGGGGTTCATCAGCGAAACCGACGTCATCCTGCGCTACCTCGAAGACACACACCCTCACATCCCCTTGTTGCCCGCTGACCCGTTCCTCCGTGCTCAGGTCTGGACGACCGCCAAGGAAATCGAGCTCTACATCGAACTGCCCGCACGGCTGTGTTATGTCGAAGTGCTGTTCGGCGGACGGGCAACGCCGGATGCGCTGAAGGCCAAGGCCAAACGGGATCTGATCAAAGGCTTTGCCGCGCTGGCGAGGCGGGCGCGATTCGCCCCCTATCTGACGGGCGCCGACTTTACGCTGGCGGACATCTATTTCATGTACAGCGTGGATCTGTCGCAGCAGGTGGGCGAGCGCCTGATGGGCTTGAACCTGCTGGATGAGGTGAAAGGGGCGAGGGAGTTGCTGGCGCGACTGAATGACCGGCCGAGTGCGCGCATCGTGGCGGCGGATCGGGAGGTGGATTATCCGGTGTTTCTGGAAAGGGTCAGGCCCACAGGGGCAGCGTAG
- a CDS encoding TIGR02647 family protein has protein sequence MSYTPELVAELEILSLFNLRNTQEGLKVHHVAAPSAVAAAKRLFEKGLTTQVDGGYLTSLGLDAAEHAQSLLIILATTQEAA, from the coding sequence ATGTCGTATACCCCTGAGTTGGTTGCCGAACTGGAAATCCTGTCACTGTTCAATCTGCGCAATACCCAGGAGGGCCTCAAGGTCCATCACGTGGCCGCGCCTTCTGCCGTTGCCGCCGCCAAACGTCTTTTCGAGAAAGGCCTGACGACTCAGGTCGACGGGGGCTACCTCACCAGTCTGGGACTGGATGCCGCCGAACACGCGCAATCCCTGCTGATCATCCTTGCCACGACCCAGGAAGCGGCCTGA
- a CDS encoding class I adenylate cyclase, with translation MTRSFEIRPDLDEGIDRKVLSQLRNRFLTLNEGRLGRANEGLSTRQQSVLALLPLFFHVNHPLLPGYVSGATPAGVSHYEPDAQALAEAQRLTRSFSYKPRRGNPPQPIHGIFLMGSLGTLAQADDSDMDVWICHDTNLSPEEILELRKKCHALEVWAATMGAEAHFFLIDPERFVLGERDAQLSGEDCGTTQHYLLLDEFYRTAIWLAGRTPIWWLVPVYEETRYAEYTHTLLSKRFIREDEVLDLGNLSHIPPGEFLGAGLWQLFKGIESPYKSVLKLLLTEAYASEHPQVQCLSMRLKKEVFANRVDLDELDPYMMVYRRIEEYLLARGEPERLELVRRSLYLKVNKKLTGLPRQRTTSWQRLLLERLAKEWKWDERQLALLDSRSQWKVRQVASERRALVSELNYSYRFLTQFAREQNTVNSINKRDLNILGRRLYAAFERKAGKVEFINPGISPDLAEDTLTLVQSPNKREPGKYQWGLYNGNLGAHEWESFAPIKRSRELLELLAWCHRNNVIDSSTRLALHPGSSDLTEFELFNLQGALQHSIPMPLGTVAEDVLLRPSVPSEILLLVNVGVDPLKHHKDLNILMTTERTDSLSYAGVRENLVLTFDQITLNSWNEVLVNRFDGPNALLDCMTDLLNNLPATLPKPVISVRCFCHNRAPAIAQRVEELIQTAQLLLARGLNHRYLIQVEHHYCVMEMKPGQVAHVTLDDLPALYEYLGEELPAYSPIHLDPQALDDSDLSLIIPHGQPECIQVFYRINEPNADLYVLDEHNALWHQRLPYHDEPSLLVPLQRFLQSLMFRRGALLPLDNPLEPQNLETLYYRVMPDGAGRARRIEQRLGPVISTDKPFYDVQAIVEEASPGQVSVTLYCDGMEFSELEFGEQLFSVVARQILDQRREPQRYRCYITDLDLSGILADTRGQTILFLRYKAELEKSLNDAMEEA, from the coding sequence ATGACCCGTAGTTTCGAGATCCGCCCCGATCTGGATGAGGGCATCGACCGTAAGGTCCTCAGCCAGTTGCGCAACCGATTTCTGACCCTCAACGAAGGGCGGCTCGGCCGCGCCAACGAAGGGCTGTCCACCCGCCAACAATCAGTTTTGGCGCTGCTGCCGCTGTTTTTCCACGTCAACCACCCGCTGTTGCCTGGCTACGTTTCCGGCGCAACCCCGGCCGGGGTTTCACATTACGAACCGGACGCCCAGGCCCTCGCCGAAGCGCAACGGCTCACGCGCTCGTTTTCCTACAAGCCTCGCCGAGGCAATCCGCCGCAGCCGATCCACGGCATTTTCCTGATGGGCAGCCTGGGCACACTGGCGCAGGCTGACGACAGCGACATGGACGTGTGGATCTGCCACGACACGAACCTCTCGCCCGAAGAAATTCTGGAGCTGCGCAAAAAGTGCCACGCGCTGGAAGTCTGGGCCGCCACGATGGGGGCAGAAGCGCATTTTTTCCTGATCGACCCTGAACGCTTCGTGCTCGGCGAGCGCGATGCGCAACTCAGTGGCGAGGATTGCGGAACGACTCAGCATTACCTGTTGCTCGACGAGTTCTACCGCACTGCGATCTGGCTGGCCGGGCGCACCCCCATCTGGTGGTTGGTGCCGGTCTACGAAGAAACGCGCTACGCGGAATACACCCACACGCTGCTGTCCAAACGTTTCATCCGGGAGGATGAAGTGCTGGACCTTGGCAACCTGTCCCACATCCCGCCGGGGGAATTCCTCGGCGCGGGCCTCTGGCAGCTGTTCAAAGGGATCGAATCGCCCTACAAGTCCGTCCTCAAGCTGCTGCTGACTGAGGCCTACGCCAGTGAGCACCCACAGGTGCAGTGCTTGAGCATGCGCCTGAAAAAAGAGGTGTTCGCCAATCGCGTGGACCTCGACGAGCTTGACCCGTACATGATGGTGTATCGCCGGATTGAGGAATATCTGCTGGCCCGAGGCGAACCGGAACGACTCGAACTGGTGCGCCGCAGCCTGTACCTGAAAGTGAACAAGAAGCTCACCGGCTTGCCCCGCCAGCGCACCACGAGCTGGCAGCGTCTGTTGCTGGAGCGTCTGGCGAAAGAATGGAAGTGGGATGAGCGCCAACTGGCGTTGCTCGACAGCCGCAGCCAGTGGAAGGTGCGTCAGGTGGCCAGCGAACGCCGCGCATTGGTCAGCGAGCTGAATTACAGCTACCGCTTCCTGACCCAATTTGCCCGCGAGCAAAACACAGTTAACTCGATCAACAAACGCGACCTCAACATCTTGGGTCGTCGGCTGTACGCCGCGTTTGAACGCAAGGCGGGCAAGGTCGAATTCATCAATCCCGGGATTTCGCCGGACCTGGCCGAAGACACGCTGACGCTGGTGCAGTCGCCGAACAAACGCGAGCCTGGCAAATATCAGTGGGGCCTGTACAACGGCAATCTCGGCGCCCACGAGTGGGAATCTTTCGCTCCAATCAAGCGCAGCCGCGAGTTGCTGGAGCTGCTCGCGTGGTGCCACCGCAATAACGTGATCGACAGCAGCACCCGCCTGGCCTTGCACCCCGGCAGTAGCGACCTGACCGAATTCGAGCTGTTTAACCTCCAGGGTGCGCTGCAACACAGCATCCCGATGCCGCTGGGCACGGTGGCCGAAGACGTGCTGCTGCGCCCCAGCGTGCCGAGCGAAATCCTGCTGCTGGTGAACGTGGGCGTCGATCCGCTCAAACACCACAAGGACCTGAACATCCTGATGACCACCGAGCGGACCGACTCCCTGAGTTACGCCGGGGTCCGGGAAAACCTGGTGCTGACCTTCGACCAGATCACGCTCAACAGTTGGAACGAGGTGTTGGTCAATCGATTCGACGGGCCCAATGCGTTGCTGGATTGCATGACCGATTTGCTCAACAACCTGCCCGCGACGTTGCCAAAACCGGTGATCAGCGTGCGCTGCTTCTGCCACAACCGCGCGCCCGCCATCGCCCAACGGGTCGAAGAGCTGATTCAGACGGCGCAACTGCTGTTGGCTCGCGGGTTGAATCATCGCTATCTGATTCAGGTGGAGCACCACTACTGCGTCATGGAGATGAAGCCCGGCCAGGTCGCCCATGTCACGCTCGATGACCTGCCAGCGCTCTATGAATACCTCGGCGAAGAGCTGCCCGCTTACAGCCCGATTCATCTGGACCCCCAGGCGCTGGACGACAGTGACCTCTCGCTGATCATTCCCCACGGTCAGCCGGAATGCATTCAAGTGTTCTACCGGATCAACGAACCCAACGCGGACCTGTACGTGCTGGATGAGCACAACGCGCTGTGGCATCAGCGTTTGCCCTATCACGACGAGCCAAGCCTGCTGGTGCCGCTGCAACGTTTTTTACAATCGCTGATGTTCCGGCGTGGTGCGCTGTTACCGTTGGACAACCCGCTTGAGCCGCAAAACCTGGAAACCCTGTATTACCGCGTAATGCCGGATGGCGCGGGTCGGGCGCGGCGCATCGAGCAACGGCTGGGGCCGGTCATATCCACCGACAAGCCGTTTTACGACGTGCAGGCCATCGTCGAAGAGGCGTCACCGGGTCAGGTGAGCGTCACGCTGTATTGCGACGGCATGGAGTTTTCGGAGCTGGAGTTTGGCGAGCAACTGTTCAGCGTCGTGGCGCGGCAGATTCTCGATCAGCGCCGGGAGCCGCAACGCTATCGCTGCTACATCACGGACCTGGATTTGTCGGGAATTCTGGCGGATACGCGGGGGCAAACGATCCTGTTCCTGCGCTACAAGGCCGAGCTTGAGAAGTCGCTGAATGATGCGATGGAAGAGGCTTGA
- a CDS encoding DUF1289 domain-containing protein — translation MTNAAPAKAPKPLFSNVSPAVPSPCISVCRLDEQKVCTGCHRHVEDIREWRAATDERRREIVSQADQRRASA, via the coding sequence GTGACCAACGCTGCACCTGCCAAAGCACCCAAGCCGTTGTTCAGCAACGTCAGCCCTGCCGTACCGTCGCCCTGCATCAGCGTTTGCCGGCTCGATGAGCAGAAAGTCTGTACCGGCTGTCATCGCCATGTCGAAGACATCCGCGAATGGCGAGCGGCGACGGATGAGCGCAGACGCGAGATTGTGAGCCAGGCCGATCAACGCCGGGCCAGCGCCTGA
- the cyaY gene encoding iron donor protein CyaY: MSLTEARFHDLVDATQEKLEDIFDESDLDLDLESSAGVLTVKFENGTQFIISRQEPLRQLWLAAPAGGFHFDYDEEAKRWVCDKSEELLGEMLHRLALKQAGVEIEFDDIDGHEDGNRQ; the protein is encoded by the coding sequence ATGAGTTTGACCGAAGCCCGCTTTCACGACCTGGTCGATGCGACCCAAGAAAAGCTCGAAGACATCTTTGACGAGAGCGATCTGGACCTGGACCTTGAGAGTTCGGCCGGCGTCTTGACCGTCAAATTCGAAAACGGCACGCAATTCATCATCAGCCGCCAGGAGCCATTGCGTCAGCTATGGCTGGCGGCGCCTGCGGGCGGCTTTCACTTCGATTACGACGAAGAAGCAAAACGTTGGGTCTGCGACAAGAGTGAAGAGCTGTTGGGCGAGATGCTTCATCGTCTGGCGTTGAAACAGGCCGGTGTCGAAATCGAGTTCGACGATATTGACGGTCATGAAGACGGAAACCGCCAGTGA